The Neoarius graeffei isolate fNeoGra1 chromosome 25, fNeoGra1.pri, whole genome shotgun sequence genome includes a region encoding these proteins:
- the LOC132873678 gene encoding dnaJ homolog subfamily C member 30, mitochondrial isoform X2, translating into MMTPSFFLHLATIKNRFDFPAVIRTIHWHSALSHRSIKISRSYRTSNTKEIPLYRSKSAYYDILQVSPNATQAQIKTAYYKQSFIYHPDKNAGSEHAASQFSQISEAYNVLGNKTLRKKYDAGILSEADVRGLTQPTATKETTSGSSSDATRKRRSPEVGARSQNVFDFDAFYRAHYGEQLQRQKYIRARLQEIKRQKEEKIQDRKLGQMSEVAVGIMLAVAAAILFSLKSAKG; encoded by the coding sequence ATGATGACTCCATCTTTTTTCCTCCATCTGGCCACCATTAAAAACAGGTTTGACTTTCCTGCTGTGATTCGAACGATCCATTGGCACAGCGCTTTATCTCACAGGTCTATAAAGATATCGAGATCTTATAGAACCTCAAACACCAAGGAAATCCCATTATACAGATCAAAAAGTGCTTATTACGATATTCTGCAGGTTTCTCCGAACGCCACACAGGCGCAGATCAAGACTGCGTACTATAAACAGTCCTTCATCTACCATCCAGATAAAAACGCAGGCAGTGAACATGCCGCGTCACAATTCTCACAAATCAGCGAGGCCTACAACGTGCTGGGGAATAAAACTTTACGCAAGAAATACGACGCTGGGATTCTCAGCGAGGCCGATGTCCGGGGTTTGACCCAACCAACTGCGACGAAAGAAACAACAAGCGGATCTTCAAGTGACGCTACGAGGAAACGTCGCTCACCAGAGGTCGGCGCTCGATCGCAGAATGTCTTTGATTTTGACGCTTTCTACCGTGCGCACTACGGCGAGCAGCTTCAGCGACAGAAATACATCCGAGCTCGTCTGCAGGAGATCAAGAGGCAGAAAGAAGAGAAGATTCAGGACAGGAAACTGGGACAGATGTCAGAAGTAGCTGTAGGCATCATGCTAGCTGTAGCAGCGGCCATTTTGTTCAGTTTAAAGTCAGCAAAGGGATAA
- the LOC132873678 gene encoding dnaJ homolog subfamily C member 30, mitochondrial isoform X1 yields MVEVRLWLGSGAGSLWMMTPSFFLHLATIKNRFDFPAVIRTIHWHSALSHRSIKISRSYRTSNTKEIPLYRSKSAYYDILQVSPNATQAQIKTAYYKQSFIYHPDKNAGSEHAASQFSQISEAYNVLGNKTLRKKYDAGILSEADVRGLTQPTATKETTSGSSSDATRKRRSPEVGARSQNVFDFDAFYRAHYGEQLQRQKYIRARLQEIKRQKEEKIQDRKLGQMSEVAVGIMLAVAAAILFSLKSAKG; encoded by the exons atggtggaggtCAGGCTGTGGCTCGGCTCAGGAGCCG GTAGCCTGTGGATGATGACTCCATCTTTTTTCCTCCATCTGGCCACCATTAAAAACAGGTTTGACTTTCCTGCTGTGATTCGAACGATCCATTGGCACAGCGCTTTATCTCACAGGTCTATAAAGATATCGAGATCTTATAGAACCTCAAACACCAAGGAAATCCCATTATACAGATCAAAAAGTGCTTATTACGATATTCTGCAGGTTTCTCCGAACGCCACACAGGCGCAGATCAAGACTGCGTACTATAAACAGTCCTTCATCTACCATCCAGATAAAAACGCAGGCAGTGAACATGCCGCGTCACAATTCTCACAAATCAGCGAGGCCTACAACGTGCTGGGGAATAAAACTTTACGCAAGAAATACGACGCTGGGATTCTCAGCGAGGCCGATGTCCGGGGTTTGACCCAACCAACTGCGACGAAAGAAACAACAAGCGGATCTTCAAGTGACGCTACGAGGAAACGTCGCTCACCAGAGGTCGGCGCTCGATCGCAGAATGTCTTTGATTTTGACGCTTTCTACCGTGCGCACTACGGCGAGCAGCTTCAGCGACAGAAATACATCCGAGCTCGTCTGCAGGAGATCAAGAGGCAGAAAGAAGAGAAGATTCAGGACAGGAAACTGGGACAGATGTCAGAAGTAGCTGTAGGCATCATGCTAGCTGTAGCAGCGGCCATTTTGTTCAGTTTAAAGTCAGCAAAGGGATAA
- the kctd7 gene encoding BTB/POZ domain-containing protein KCTD7, whose amino-acid sequence MQQNGAGETPNGDAGQQQLSFSPASSSSTSRLRRLTHEGRGVPPQPTVMVVFSPARDSEPAGDSTMSKSEEEKRKAAISTPNRNLPKSLRTLNAPQEFPEVIPLNVGGTYFTTRLSTLRRYEDTMLAAMFSGRHHIPRDSEGRYFIDRDGAYFGDILNFLREGELPQRNRVRAVHREAQYYSIGPLLESLEDRQPLTGEKVRQAFLDLLPYYKENLERIVEIAKLRAMQRKARFAKLKICVYKEEMPITPYERPLFNSLRFERSESEAKLFEHHCEVDVSFGPWEAVADVYDLLHCIVSDLAERGITVDQQCIGVCDKHLINHYYCKRPIYEFKITWW is encoded by the exons ATGCAGCAGAATGGAGCAGGCGAGACACCGAACGGAGACGCAGGACAGCAGCAGCTCTCCTTCAGCCCCGCCAGCTCTTCATCAACATCACGACTGAGGAGGCTCACTCATGAAGGCCGAGGAGTTCCTCCTCAGCCCACAGTCATGGTCGTGTTCTCGCCTGCGAGGGACAGCGAGCCAGCGGGAGATTCCACCATGTCCAAGTCCGAGGAGGAGAAGCGCAAAGCAGCCATTTCTACTCCGAACAGAAACTTACCCAAATCCCTGCGCACCTTGAACGCACCCCAAGAG TTTCCCGAGGTGATTCCTCTGAATGTCGGCGGGACGTACTTCACCACACGTCTGTCCACGCTGCGTCGCTACGAGGACACCATGTTGGCCGCCATGTTCAGCGGACGCCATCACATCCCCCGAGACTCTGAGGGACGATACTTCATCGACCGGGACGGAGCTTATTTTGG GGACATCCTAAACTTCCTGCGTGAGGGTGAGCTGCCTCAGAGGAACCGGGTTCGAGCAGTGCACAGAGAAGCTCAGTATTACTCCATCGGGCCGCTGTTGGAGAGTCTGGAGGATAGACAGCCTCTAACCGGGGAGAAAGTTCGACAGGCATTCCTTGACCTCCTGCCTTATTATaaag AGAATCTGGAGCGCATTGTGGAGATAGCGAAGCTGCGAGCGATGCAGAGAAAGGCTCGCTTTGCCAAGCTGAAGATCTGCGTGTATAAGGAGGAGATGCCGATCACGCCTTATGAGCGTCCGCTCTTCAACTCGCTGCGCTTCGAGCGCTCTGAGAGCGAGGCCAAGCTATTTGAGCACCATTGCGAGGTGGACGTGTCGTTCGGGCCATGGGAGGCTGTGGCCGATGTGTACGACCTGCTGCACTGCATCGTGAGCGACCTGGCCGAGCGTGGCATCACCGTCGACCAGCAGTGCATTGGAGTGTGTGACAAACACCTCATCAACCACTACTACTGCAAGAGGCCTATCTACGAGTTCAAGATCACCTGGTGGTGA